In Cyprinus carpio isolate SPL01 chromosome B7, ASM1834038v1, whole genome shotgun sequence, a genomic segment contains:
- the LOC122137827 gene encoding piggyBac transposable element-derived protein 3-like has protein sequence MCLCSTIHTAHTGDTIQRRVKDEDGHWVLWEISVPPAVKEFNRCMGGVDLSDALITYYKVIHKTQKWYFMDIAIVKAFLLYKVITKGKGQVPMHQKAFRETLVEELSAAATVDRPAPSPTPHRAHHKPVHISGDSTTGRLRCRHCHAKTPVKCSSCDVPLCFLPSRDCL, from the exons ATGTGTTTATGTTCAACAATCCACACAGCCCATACTGGGGATACCATTCAGAGGAGAGTCAAAGATGAGGATGGGCACTGGGTGTTGTGGGAGATCTCTGTTCCACCAGCAGTGAAAGAGTTCAACCG GTGCATGGGTGGAGTGGACCTCTCTGATGCCCTGATCACCTATTACAAAGTCATCCACAAGACCCAGAAGTGGTACTTCATGGACATTGCCATTGTGAAAGCCTTCCTTCTTTACAAGGTTATCACTAAAGGTAAAGGACAGGTACCAATGCACCAGAAGGCATTCAGAGAGACTCTTGTTGAAGAGCTGTCAGCGGCAGCAACAGTTGACAGACCTGCTCCATCGCCCACTCCACACAGAGCACATCACAAGCCTGTACATATAAGTGGAGACAGCACCACAGGTCGTCTGAGGTGCAGACATTGCCATGCAAAGACACCTGTGAAGTGCTCTTCTTGTGATGTGCCTTTGTGCTTTTTGCCAAGTCGTGATTGTTTATAA